The sequence TTCAGCAGGTTGTCGAGCATCGAGCGGTCTGGGTCGTAGACGATGTCGGCTTGCTTCATGTTGCGCAGCCAGGTGGGCTCTCGGCGCCATTCGGGCAAGAGCGTAACGGCGACCTTGCCCGATGGCTCGGGAGGCATTGGCCCGACTATCGCGGGGGCGGTCGTCGCCTCTTTTTCCTTCAGGGGCCCGTGCGAGGCGTCTGGATCTGCGAGTTTGGGGCGTGGCTGCTGGCTCCAGGCCGTTGTGGCCAAGAGAAACGAGCAGAGCAGGCACCATCGCAAGTTCATGGGTTTACGATAAGAGAGAAACGGCTGCTCGACGAGTCGAAACCAGCGTTTCCTAATCTTCCCACTCCACGACCGACTGGGCTTCGATTTCTTCGATCGTGGTGAGGCCGAGCAGAACTTTTTTCAGCCCGTCGTAGCGCAGCGAGCGGTAACCGGCTTTGCGGGCGGCGACCAGCATCTCGGCCTCGCTGGCGCTGCGGTTGATCAGGCTGCGCAGCTCGTTGGTGACGACGAGGAGCTCGTGGAAGGCGATACGACCGCGCAAGCCGCTCTGGCGGCAGTGGTTGCAACCCCGCCCGTGGTAAAACGGCACTTCGCGGTCGTCGGGGATGTCCTTGAAATAGCGCTCCAACTGGTTGCGGCTGGGGTAATAGGGCTCCTTGCACTTTTCGCAAATGCGGGCGGCCAGGCGCTGGGCCAGCACGCCGAGCATCGAGGGCGCGACCATGTAGGGCTCGATCCCGATTTCGATCAGGCGGGTGACGGCCTGGATGGCGTTGTTGGTGTGCAGGGTGCTCAGCACAAGGTGGCCCGTCAGTGCCGCTTCGCAGGCGATCTTGGCTGTTTCGAGGTCGCGGATTTCTCCCACCAGCAGCACGTCAGGGTCTTGCCGCAGCATGGAGCGCAGCAGAGTGCTGAACTTGAGGTCGATCTGCGAATTGACCTGCGTCTGCGTCAGCCCGGCCATCTGTACTTCCACCGGGTCTTCGATCGTGGAGATATTGAGGTCCGCCGTGTTGATCTCCTGCAGGGCGGAGTAAAGCGTCGTCGTCTTGCCCGAGCCGGTGGGGCCGGTGACGAAGATGATGCCATTGGGGCTCTGCACGAGGCGGCGAAACGGGTCCAGCACGTTGCGCGAGACCATCATCTCGTCGAGCGTCATCAGGCGCGTGCGACCGACGCCGGCGAGGATGCGCAGTACGATCTTGGGCCCGTGCACCGTCGGGCAAAAGCTGAGGCGGAAGTCGGCCTTGCCCATGCCGAGAGGCATGCTGAAGCGGCCGTCTTGCGGGAAGCGTGATTCGGCGATGTCGAGCTTGCAGAGCACCTTCAGGCGGATGGCGAAGGCGCGGTGCACGGCGCGGTTGTAGGTGTAGATGTGGATCAGCTTGCCGTCGATGCGGAAGCGGATGCGCGCCTGGTCCTCGGTCGCCTCAAAGTGGATGTCCGAAGCGCGCTCGCGAATGGCGAAGAGGATCAGCTCGTCGAGGATCTGGGAGAGCAGATTGCTGTCGGCAAAGCGCTTGAGGTCGTCCTCGCTCAGCTTCTCGATCTCGTTGGTCTGCTTGCGCTCGAAGGCGGCGATGGCGCTCTGGACGGTGTCCTGCGAAAGGTAGTAAAGGTTGATCGCGTCCTGGATCTCGCGCGGGAGGCCAAACACGGCGGAGATGGGCACCCCGGCGATGCTGGCGATGCGCTGCTGCATGCGCTGGTCGCGCGGGTCGGCCATGGCCACGGTCAGCACGCCCTCGATCATGTAGAGGGGCAAGACGGCGGCCTTTTCGCAGATTTCCTTGGGCAGGCGCTCGGTGGCCTCGGTCGTCACGATGGCCATCAGCGGGTTGACGTAGGCGACGTGGATGGAATCGCCCCAGAGGCGTGCGGCGCGCTCCTTGGAGATCACGCCGCTCTCGATGAGGTCTTCGAGGAAGCCGAGCGTGGGCCCGCCGTGCTTGGCCAGCAGCGGCTGGATATCGTCCAGCATGAGGCGGAACTCGCCAGAGCTCAGCAAATCGAGCAGGTGCGGGTTAGGATCCTGGAGCACGATTCTTGGCGGGTTGGCGGCGGAAGAGTTTCGAAATGTCGCCCTGTTCCAGCTTTTCCTGGCCGATGGCGGTGTCGATGCGCTCGGCGTCTACCTGCTCCAGCATCCGGCGCAGCGAGTAGCGCACCTCCCGGAGTGGGGTGGTAGAGGGGGCAGGGAGACTGGGGTCTGGGTCGGCGGACATAGGGAGAGAAAGGGGGCGTGCGGCTCAGGTAAGGGTGGCGTTGAAGGTCTCTTGCAACAGCTCCTGGATCTGCTGGCGCGGGGTGTCTTTGCGGATGTAGTAGCTGGCGCCGGCGCGTTGGCACTCTTCCACCAGTTGGCGGGATGCCTGCGCGGTCAGCATGACGACGATCGCCTGCGGGTTGTGCTTCTGGATGGCCTGGAGCGCTTCGATGCCCGTCATGCCCGGCATATTGATGTCCATCAGCACGGCTTCGGGCTGCTCCTGCTGGAAGCGCTCAAGGGCTTCGCGGCCGCTGGTCGCCTCAACGATTTGCGAGACTCCCATCTGCCGCAGGATCATTTTTACATAAAGGCGG comes from Verrucomicrobiota bacterium JB022 and encodes:
- a CDS encoding GspE/PulE family protein; protein product: MLQDPNPHLLDLLSSGEFRLMLDDIQPLLAKHGGPTLGFLEDLIESGVISKERAARLWGDSIHVAYVNPLMAIVTTEATERLPKEICEKAAVLPLYMIEGVLTVAMADPRDQRMQQRIASIAGVPISAVFGLPREIQDAINLYYLSQDTVQSAIAAFERKQTNEIEKLSEDDLKRFADSNLLSQILDELILFAIRERASDIHFEATEDQARIRFRIDGKLIHIYTYNRAVHRAFAIRLKVLCKLDIAESRFPQDGRFSMPLGMGKADFRLSFCPTVHGPKIVLRILAGVGRTRLMTLDEMMVSRNVLDPFRRLVQSPNGIIFVTGPTGSGKTTTLYSALQEINTADLNISTIEDPVEVQMAGLTQTQVNSQIDLKFSTLLRSMLRQDPDVLLVGEIRDLETAKIACEAALTGHLVLSTLHTNNAIQAVTRLIEIGIEPYMVAPSMLGVLAQRLAARICEKCKEPYYPSRNQLERYFKDIPDDREVPFYHGRGCNHCRQSGLRGRIAFHELLVVTNELRSLINRSASEAEMLVAARKAGYRSLRYDGLKKVLLGLTTIEEIEAQSVVEWED
- a CDS encoding response regulator transcription factor, with product MSVPKKVLLVDDEAHVRLYVKMILRQMGVSQIVEATSGREALERFQQEQPEAVLMDINMPGMTGIEALQAIQKHNPQAIVVMLTAQASRQLVEECQRAGASYYIRKDTPRQQIQELLQETFNATLT